A window of the Clupea harengus chromosome 8, Ch_v2.0.2, whole genome shotgun sequence genome harbors these coding sequences:
- the LOC122133065 gene encoding olfactory receptor 10G4-like encodes MGAKNDTAVRVYEFIITGFDHLSHQKLLGSLILIAYVLILFFCSINLSIVVADRRLHSPMYIFICNLAIVDIMFSTSSSITMIAVVLAEMKTISYNSCITSMFIYHLGDVTSCLAITLMALDRMIAISLPLRYNSILTNTRSIMLIMAAWIIGIGSMVPNTVTVESIPYCQPVIRYVFCDYAAMIRAGCVDPVPYFQIPIIVFKWMWFLVGHFTLIFLTYVVIIFTVLRLKEKGSRKKMFSTCISHIIVVSTYFAPKLVSVLLTRIGVKLNLTERNAVIIVASVLPPLINPVTYCLTTKELRTRLINLLTKHRVAIK; translated from the coding sequence ATGGgagcaaaaaatgacacagcTGTGAGGGTGTATGAGTTTATTATAACAGGCTTTGATCACCTTTCACATCAGAAACTGCTTGGCTCCCTCATCCTTATTGCTTATGTTCTCATACTGTTTTTCTGCAGCATAAATCTGAGTATAGTGGTTGCAGACAGACGTTTGCACTCACCAATGTACATATTCATTTGCAACTTAGCCATTGTGGACATCATGTTTAGCACCAGCTCTAGCATAACAATGATAGCTGTAGTTCTTGCAGAAATGAAAACCATTTCCTACAATTCGTGCATCACTAGTATGTTTATCTACCATCTTGGGGATGTCACTTCGTGTCTAGCGATAACCTTGATGGCTTTGGATCGAATGATTGCAATTAGCCTGCCTCTGAGGtacaacagcatcctcacaaacacacgcagtaTCATGCTCATTATGGCTGCCTGGATAATAGGTATTGGATCAATGGTGCCTAATACTGTAACAGTAGAGAGCATTCCATACTGTCAACCCGTGATAAGATATGTGTTTTGTGACTATGCTGCAATGATACGAGCTGGATGTGTGGACCCTGTACCTTATTTTCAGATTCCAATAATCGTGTTCAAGTGGATGTGGTTTTTGGTTGGACATTTTACGCTGATTTTCTTGACATATGTTGTTATTATCTTCACTGTTCTGAGactcaaagaaaagggaagCAGGAAGAAAATGTTTAGTACTTGTATTTCACATATCATTGTGGTTTCCACTTACTTCGCACCCAAATTAGTATCTGTGCTGCTCACTAGAATAGGTGTGAAACTTAACCTGACTGAAAGAAATGCTGTGATTATTGTGGCTTCAGTGCTGCCACCTCTCATCAACCCTGTAACTTACTGTCTAACAACAAAAGAACTGAGAACACGGCTGATAAACCTGTTGACTAAACACCGTGTGGCGATTAAGTGA